A stretch of Halomonas sp. KG2 DNA encodes these proteins:
- a CDS encoding MATE family efflux transporter, producing the protein MTSQTQMLGEEAPLSSSVRYSEKVFVPLMLLAGPIVLSMLLQMANSFVETMMASRSGMQMLGIISVGTLIEALPTAFVSGLVYAVVPAVSRMKGVGATASIMPFLCQAIVVSVGISLVFGALIVVFSESAMIISGVTPDLADGVRTYLYFVPLFILGNVLFLLGRNFAEAFSYPLLVTASVLAGLGVKTLVIYAIVLGHFGFPQMGVVGFALSSVAYYSTINVILLVFSLWQHEIRLIWKTPVGLEDCSARKLLFFTKSGLPVAFNFVSDLFILSIMGVSISSLGVQSIGAHSLAFNILGIALVGTGGMAMAASILIARSSGSMDSRGLIAMAAKCLIVSLLLMLMPALLLGFYPEPILQLYDPDAALLPLARQLAQLLPWLLMILTTTTVAAFLLRGLDDGVAVMLIYLVVSWLVWLPFGYVLAFTDILVPRMGAAGWWYAYLLSQCFLAIVLCARLSWVLRRIDNRVPETVVVNVV; encoded by the coding sequence ATGACAAGTCAAACACAGATGTTAGGCGAGGAAGCGCCACTTAGCAGCAGTGTTCGGTATTCGGAAAAAGTGTTTGTGCCTCTGATGCTTTTGGCGGGGCCGATAGTGTTATCGATGCTGTTGCAGATGGCCAATAGTTTCGTTGAAACCATGATGGCAAGCCGTAGCGGTATGCAAATGCTTGGCATTATTTCAGTCGGGACACTGATCGAGGCTTTGCCTACGGCATTTGTTAGCGGTTTAGTATACGCGGTCGTGCCGGCGGTGAGCAGAATGAAAGGAGTGGGGGCCACTGCCAGCATCATGCCGTTTCTGTGCCAGGCGATCGTCGTGTCTGTGGGAATTTCGCTGGTTTTCGGCGCGCTCATTGTCGTGTTTAGCGAAAGCGCCATGATCATATCTGGCGTGACACCTGATCTTGCGGATGGGGTCAGGACTTATCTCTATTTCGTACCCTTGTTCATTTTGGGAAATGTGCTCTTCCTGCTGGGTCGCAACTTTGCTGAGGCTTTCAGTTACCCCTTGCTAGTAACCGCGTCGGTGCTGGCTGGGCTTGGGGTAAAAACACTGGTGATCTACGCCATCGTACTGGGACATTTTGGGTTCCCGCAAATGGGAGTCGTCGGGTTTGCACTGTCGAGTGTCGCTTACTATTCAACAATCAATGTGATTCTATTGGTGTTCAGCCTATGGCAGCACGAGATACGTTTGATCTGGAAAACCCCAGTGGGGCTAGAAGACTGCTCTGCTCGCAAGCTGCTGTTTTTTACAAAATCAGGCCTTCCCGTTGCATTCAATTTCGTTTCCGATTTATTTATTCTGAGTATCATGGGCGTTTCCATTTCTTCATTGGGTGTGCAAAGCATCGGGGCACATTCTTTGGCGTTCAATATCTTGGGAATAGCGCTGGTGGGAACCGGCGGTATGGCTATGGCCGCATCTATTCTGATCGCGCGGTCCAGTGGCAGTATGGATTCACGCGGGTTAATTGCCATGGCGGCCAAATGTTTGATTGTCAGCCTGTTATTAATGTTGATGCCGGCATTGCTTCTCGGCTTCTACCCGGAACCTATCCTGCAACTGTATGACCCCGACGCGGCGTTATTGCCGCTGGCGCGGCAACTGGCGCAGTTGCTTCCCTGGCTCCTGATGATCCTGACGACGACCACTGTTGCCGCATTTTTGTTGCGCGGTTTGGACGATGGCGTTGCGGTCATGCTGATTTACTTGGTCGTCTCTTGGTTGGTGTGGCTTCCTTTTGGTTATGTCCTGGCATTTACGGACATCCTGGTCCCGCGTATGGGCGCGGCAGGATGGTGGTACGCCTATCTGTTGAGCCAGTGTTTTCTGGCGATTGTTTTGTGCGCGCGCTTATCATGGGTACTGCGCAGGATTGACAATCGCGTGCCTGAAACTGTGGTGGTCAATGTGGTTTAA
- a CDS encoding AMP-binding protein codes for MPSIEPAKTSVKKTFIPSDLQKALLNSSLLQTDNQLYVEQLHLSVDGKFDLDAFEQTWQWLIQRHSALRSAFVWENQSDIWQVVLNQANLRIERIPLAPGTKAHADKQLQQFIEEDGQKGFKLDAAPLARVTVLEENPQRRHIVITMHHAIMDGWSFTLLTEEMAFGYLAYIEGKEPELPVPAGFEVYIDWIRQQDFTSAKQFWTQALSKIDSGTIFPRSLAAGKRQDERYRFLTDTFSQAESVRLQSFCKSAHITGNILVSAAWLILLHVYCARSNVTFGSAYSIRPLDLPGSQSIVGPLINTIPINATINRDTPLQAFLLSLSSDMVDYQVHSALPLTSILEHLPDHVTSGSDNPLFESLLISDSFVHTSGNDTSDESVMHVTNHETPERVAYPAVAKCDLQHIRLSYHVDRLQPGIAQDMVHYLKNLLLYMADKPETTIMQAIDHLSRLHPTPAGPTNQGRDTLCQRIHHNALHSPNIVAIRDTHSEITYAELSQHIRTMAKNLRAQPSHIIGVALPRDARGLSSMLAILECGACYLPLDTSYPPERLRFIIEDAAPSTIIVNDTQTLHALQLTSPVRTVTYDALHAQSADIQLPNTDPAQQIPEDEPAYIIYTSGSTGQPKGSINTYRSVHAIMNLCDRLMDVPGQRVLQFAPLNFDVSLLESALAIAAGSTLEILPDTMKTSVDLVQHFIKEHAISCACLPPVMAATLTLDVVPTLRTLMTVGEPCPPLVARMWGETRRFFNLYGPTEAAIITLFNAVHETGHNTAIGMPVDNVDIALRDHDGLVVPRGVSGELWLHGASVGGGYLNRPDTNDRAYRYGGYMTGDNCYIDTNQLVHFIGRYDQQIQVRGYRVELGEIEHTLCQVLKAREAIVLTSNDQVFGISLHAFIRGLTASQQSNTQLRSMLKKHLPEHMLPSSIQFITEWPLNRNLKIDRATLQKKITNTAQKVAFEPCTTATEQVLAKLYSEQFKISVADIGRHFDFFANRGQSLLAAAAALKLRKTLACPEIPLDIIYQFPRLGELAYYLDGAQNDTLSKKTVGHNHA; via the coding sequence ATGCCTTCAATCGAACCGGCAAAAACTTCCGTAAAGAAAACGTTTATACCATCAGACTTACAAAAAGCATTGCTAAACAGCTCGTTATTGCAGACAGATAACCAGCTCTACGTCGAACAACTCCATTTATCCGTCGACGGAAAATTCGATCTGGATGCATTCGAGCAAACTTGGCAGTGGTTGATCCAAAGGCATTCCGCCCTGCGCTCAGCCTTTGTTTGGGAAAACCAGTCGGATATCTGGCAAGTAGTTCTTAATCAAGCAAACTTGCGCATTGAACGTATACCGTTGGCTCCCGGCACAAAGGCACACGCTGACAAACAACTGCAACAGTTCATCGAAGAAGATGGGCAAAAGGGTTTTAAACTAGACGCAGCGCCACTGGCCCGCGTAACAGTGCTTGAAGAAAATCCGCAACGGCGCCATATTGTCATCACCATGCATCATGCGATCATGGATGGCTGGTCTTTTACCTTGCTGACTGAAGAAATGGCCTTTGGATACTTGGCATATATTGAGGGCAAGGAACCTGAGCTTCCAGTTCCGGCAGGTTTTGAGGTATACATTGACTGGATCCGGCAACAGGACTTCACAAGTGCAAAGCAGTTTTGGACACAGGCCCTGAGTAAGATCGACAGCGGCACAATCTTCCCCCGTTCGCTCGCGGCAGGCAAGCGTCAGGACGAGCGCTACCGTTTCCTCACTGACACTTTCAGTCAGGCAGAAAGTGTGCGCTTGCAATCCTTCTGCAAATCGGCGCATATCACAGGCAATATTCTTGTCAGTGCTGCATGGCTGATCCTTCTACATGTCTATTGCGCTCGTTCAAACGTGACTTTCGGCAGCGCTTACTCCATACGTCCATTAGATCTGCCCGGCAGCCAGAGTATTGTGGGGCCGCTGATCAATACAATCCCGATCAACGCAACCATAAACAGAGACACACCATTACAGGCATTTTTGCTGTCGCTAAGCAGCGACATGGTTGACTACCAGGTGCATTCGGCTTTACCGCTGACAAGCATCCTGGAGCACTTACCAGATCATGTCACCAGCGGCAGCGACAACCCGCTATTTGAATCATTACTTATTTCAGACAGCTTCGTCCACACCAGTGGAAACGACACCTCGGACGAAAGCGTCATGCACGTCACCAATCACGAAACGCCCGAACGGGTCGCCTATCCAGCCGTCGCCAAGTGTGATCTGCAACACATCCGGCTCTCCTATCATGTCGATCGACTGCAGCCTGGCATTGCACAGGACATGGTGCATTACCTGAAGAATCTGCTTCTATATATGGCTGACAAACCAGAAACAACGATTATGCAGGCAATCGACCACCTCAGCAGGCTTCACCCCACACCGGCCGGCCCCACCAACCAGGGTCGGGATACTCTATGTCAGCGAATACATCATAATGCGCTCCATTCACCCAACATAGTTGCTATCCGCGACACGCACAGCGAGATTACCTATGCCGAATTGTCGCAACATATTCGGACCATGGCAAAAAATCTGCGTGCGCAGCCCAGCCATATTATAGGCGTTGCCTTACCGCGCGACGCGAGGGGGTTAAGCAGCATGCTCGCCATCTTGGAATGCGGCGCATGCTATTTACCTCTGGATACGTCCTATCCTCCGGAACGATTGCGTTTTATCATTGAGGATGCGGCCCCTTCAACAATTATCGTCAACGACACTCAAACACTGCATGCTTTGCAGTTGACGTCACCTGTCAGGACAGTTACTTACGACGCGCTACACGCACAATCTGCGGACATCCAGCTACCAAACACTGATCCAGCGCAACAGATTCCCGAAGACGAACCAGCTTACATTATCTATACGTCCGGCTCCACGGGCCAGCCCAAAGGATCAATCAACACCTATCGCAGCGTACATGCCATCATGAATCTTTGTGACCGGCTCATGGATGTCCCTGGGCAGCGAGTATTGCAGTTTGCGCCGCTTAACTTCGATGTATCGCTACTTGAATCCGCCCTGGCTATCGCTGCCGGTAGTACACTAGAGATATTGCCGGACACGATGAAGACATCCGTTGACTTGGTACAACACTTTATCAAAGAGCATGCGATCAGTTGCGCCTGCCTACCCCCGGTTATGGCCGCAACGCTAACCCTCGACGTAGTCCCAACACTGCGCACACTTATGACTGTCGGTGAACCCTGCCCCCCTCTGGTCGCCAGAATGTGGGGGGAAACACGACGTTTTTTCAACCTGTACGGACCGACTGAAGCGGCTATTATCACGCTGTTCAATGCCGTTCATGAAACTGGTCACAACACGGCTATCGGCATGCCTGTAGACAACGTCGACATTGCCCTGCGTGACCATGATGGGCTGGTGGTGCCTCGTGGTGTGTCTGGTGAGCTGTGGCTGCACGGCGCCAGTGTGGGAGGCGGTTACCTGAATCGGCCCGATACAAATGACCGTGCTTACCGATATGGCGGTTATATGACAGGAGACAACTGCTACATCGACACCAACCAATTAGTTCATTTCATCGGACGCTACGACCAGCAGATACAGGTCCGCGGTTACCGCGTCGAGCTGGGCGAAATCGAACACACTCTTTGCCAAGTATTAAAGGCACGAGAAGCCATAGTGCTCACCAGCAATGACCAAGTTTTTGGCATTTCACTACATGCCTTTATCCGTGGACTCACTGCTTCGCAACAAAGCAACACCCAACTACGGTCTATGCTAAAGAAACATCTACCTGAACATATGTTGCCTTCGAGCATTCAGTTTATTACAGAATGGCCCTTGAACCGGAATCTGAAGATTGATCGTGCGACGCTGCAGAAGAAGATCACCAACACGGCTCAAAAAGTTGCCTTCGAACCATGCACAACCGCAACAGAACAGGTATTGGCAAAACTGTATTCAGAGCAGTTCAAAATATCGGTTGCGGATATTGGTCGCCATTTCGACTTTTTCGCCAATCGCGGACAGTCGCTACTTGCCGCTGCAGCGGCGCTCAAGCTTCGAAAAACACTGGCTTGCCCTGAGATTCCGCTCGATATCATTTACCAATTTCCACGTCTCGGAGAATTGGCCTATTATCTGGATGGCGCTCAAAACGATACATTGTCAAAGAAAACTGTTGGACACAATCATGCTTGA